The genomic region tttctgttgtcaacatttaccttgttaacactctagaggccacactgattgtccaatcttcatggaacttgtccagaacatgtgtcccaattatcttagacgagtttgaaaatggttccagttggttgaaaaacatgggcgccagcgagtggggcaattttccttgtttggctattgtaaaacattgttaacactcttagaagtcttatttattatgccccccttcaaagaagagggggtatattgctttgctcatgtcggtctgtcggtcggtctgtcggtcggtccgtccaccaggtggttgtcagacgataactcaagaacgcttgggcctaggatcatgaaacttcataggtacattgatcatgactcgcagatgacccctattgattttgaggtcactaggtcaaaggtcaaggtcacagtgaccagaaatagtaaaatggtttttgaatgataactcaagaacgcatacgcctaggatcatgaaacttcatgggtagattgatcatgacttgcagatgacccctatagattttgaggtcactcggtcaaagtcaaggtcacggtgacccgaaatagtaaaatggtttcccgatgataactcaagaacgcatacgcctaggatcatgaaacttcatgggtatattgatcatgactcgcagatgacccctattgattttgaggtcactaggtcaaaggtcaaggtcacggtgacccgaaatagtaaaatggttttcggatgataactcaagaacgcatacgcctaggatcatgaaacttcataggtagattgatcatgacttgcagattacccctattgattttgaggtcacaaggtcaaaggtcaaggtcacggtgacccgaaatagtaaaatgattttcggatgataactcaagaacgcttttgcctaggatcatgacacttcataggtacattgatcgtgacccgcagatgacccctattgattttcaggtcactaggtcaaaggtcaaggtaacagtgacaaaaatcgtatttacataatggctgccactacaacggacagcccatatggggggcatgcatgttttacaaacagcccttgttgtccATTCTTATTGAaaatttgtcagaatattttttattatgatgtCTTGGAtcagttggaaaatggttctggtctgttgaaaaacattgcctccagggggcatggcatttttccttttatggcttgagtaaaaccttgtttacactctagatgtCATAACTTTAGTCCAATTTtcataaacttggtcagaacatgtgtcccattaatatcttggacaagttaaaaaaaagaTCTGTTTGGTTTAAATTCAAggccgccaggggtggggcagtttttcttaaatGGCTGTATCAAAATTTAGGTAACACTCTAAAAGTCCCATTTATTGtcatatcttcatgaaacttagtcagaacatttgttgtaatggtCTGTTGAagaacatggccactagggggtgAGAcattccttatattgctatagtaaaaccttgaggACACATttttagtctaatcttcatgcaaattggtcagaacattttgttgaaatgatatctgggctgagtttgaaaatgattcgggtccgttgaaaaacatgggacacctgggggcggggcatttgtccttttatggttatagtaaaatcttgttaactctctagaagtcacatttatggtcaaatctttataaaacttgatcAGAAAATATGTTGTAATGAATAGCTCGGCTTAGGTCGAAAATGGTTATAGTTtgtcgaaaaacatggcccccaggcggcggggcatttttcctgatatggctattgtGAAACCTAATGTTAACAATATAGAAGCTAAATTGTTAGTGCAATCGAAATGAAAGTTAGTCAGAACGCTTGTTATATTGACTTCTTGGTCAAGTTCTAAATTttttccggtttgttgaaaaacatggctgcttgATGCGGGGGTAATTTTAtttatatggctgtagtgaaaacttgttgacactatataagCCACATTTATAGgacaatctgcatgaaacttggtcagaaaattttgTCCCAATTGAATATCAGCTGAGATTGGAACTAGGtcatgtgagctaaaaactaggtcacaaagacaaataaaaaaacaacacattaatacaaaatattaatactTTGAAGTTAcctttttggtccaatctttatgaattaTCAGCTCGCTAAAAttctcagaatagtctagttcctttggatATCAGGTGAGTGCCTTTGGGACCATAGTCCTCTTGTTTTGTTTGCTCCTTATGCTCACttttagctcaccagagcacaacgtgctcatggtgagtttttgtgatcgccttttgtgtgcCGTTTATCGTCTGTCCTGCATCGTCAAGAtttgccttgttaatactctagaggccacatttattgtccaatcttcatgaaatttggtcagaagattggtctcaatgatatcttggattagttggaaaatggttacgtttgcttgaaaaacatagctgccaaggggcggggcatttttcttaacatgactatatatggctatagtaaaaccttgtaaacactctagaggccacatttattgtcagatcttcatgaaacttggtcagaagattcatcccaataatatctaggacgagtttgaaaatgatgccagttggttaaaaaacatggccgccagggagcgggtcgtttttccttttatggctatagtaaaaccttgttaacactctagaagccacatttattgtccaatcttcatgaaatgtggtcagaagattggtctcaatgatatctcggatgagtaggaaaatggttacgtttgcttgaaaaacatggctgccaaggggcggggcatttttcattatatggctaaagtaaaaccttgttaacactctacaggtcacatttattgaccaatcataatgaaacttgattagaagattcatcccaataatatgttggatgagttcgaaaatgatgccagtttgttgaaaaacatggccaccagtgggcggggcatttttccttacatgaaaaacattgttaacactctagaggccacatttattttccaatcatcatgaaactaattctgaagatttgtcccaataatatattggacaagttctaaaatggttcctgttgcttaaaaaacatggccaccaggaggcggggcatatttccttatatggctataattatattattgtattgctatagtaaaatcttgttaacactcttcaggccacatttattgtccaatcttaatgaaacttggtcagaagattcatcccagctatatcttggatgagttcgaaaatggttcagttgcttaaaaaaacatggccaccagggagcggggcatttttacttatatggtaTTAACTGGTTTTTACACCCTTTGCTTTGCATTGACTTCCAATGCGGTGACCCGAGCTTTAATTGTTTTTGTGTTATTTGTCATATAGTTAATTATTTTTCTGTATTGCATACACAACTTGTCTCTTGTCTTAAATAAAGATGTTTAGAAGAATTCCCCTGCCTATAATGTTTCTGTACCCCTTACAAGCCAAATTGAATgccctttcatattaaaaagttattcaaAATGCTATGTTAATGATATTGGTCAAGTTTACCGGTTAAAACTTGGTTGTTTGAGGTAACATAATGATTTACTATGTTAAATggaagaaaaacattgtaaacattctTGAAGTGGCATCAAGATTATGTTTAAGACTTTGTTCAAACAATTGTAACAGTGATATCGCTAACTCACTAGTTGGAAACTCAAGCATGTTTGATTGAAGAGTTTTGTtgtaatttttagcgaggctgttttcggagaaaaccagaggtattgtcatagcctgctcgtcgtctgACGTCCGCAGTCTGCCGTCAACCGTCGgccggcgtcatgctaaaacctttacattggctctaaaatcaaagtgcttccacctacaactttgaaacttcatatgtagatgcaccttgataagttctacacgccacacccattttgggtcactaggtcaaaggtcaaggtcactgtgacctgtaaatttttttaattctgacaagcttttgcagccgagtgtggcactcCTTATGCGGTGCCcttgttttataataatactaaattgATCTGTCGGTTGTGTAATTTCGTCTTATCAACCAATAAATTAGCTGGTTTGGATCACCTTATGCACATGCACATGTATTCATGAAGCATTTATTTGGTCATTATAATGTTGTATCCTAACattaattgtcaatatcattgATGTTCCACAGGGGCTCCTGACTGTCAAGAAACTGCTGAAGTCCTTTTCAGTTGCTCAGTATGCGGGACAGAGTTCTCAGTGTTGCAGGAGTTTAGAAATCACCAAAATGTACATGATCGAACTTGCATGACAACTCAAAATGAAAACGCGCTTAAAGTCAACAAGGGGTTAATTTCGTCAAGCTGGGACCTCACAAATCatcacacaggagagcggccacacaggtgcagtgtttgtggaaagggatttgtcaCCAGTTCCAACCTTACTCAGCATATGagtattcacacaggagagcgaccacacagttgcagtgtttgtggaaatgGTTTTGTCAGCAGTTCACACCTCACATATCATATGagtattcacacaggagagcggccacacagttgcagtgtttgtggaaagggatttgccagCAGTTCACACCTCACATATCATATGagtattcacacaggagagcggccacacagttgcagtgtttgtggaaagagATTTGTCATCAGTTCACACCTCACAaggcatatgaggattcacacaggagagcagccacacagttgcagtgtttgtggaaagggattttcCAGTGTCTCTCGCCTTACTgagcatatgaggattcacacgggagagcgaccacacagttgcagtgtttgtggaaagagATTTGTCACCAGTTCACACCTCACATATCATATGagtattcacacaggagagcggccacacagttgcagtgtttgtggaaaaggATTTGCCAGGGACTCGGACCTCACAaagcatatgaggattcacacaggagagcggccacacagttgcagtgtttgtggaaagggatttgccagGGGCTCGGTACTCACacggcatatgaggattcacacgagAGAGCGGCCACatagttgcagtgtttgtggaaagggatttgccagTGGCTCGGACCTCACAaatcatatgaggattcacactgGAGAGCGGGCACACAGTTGCAGtttttgtggaaagggatttttAAGGGTCTCTCACCTCACTGAGCATATTAGGATTCACACTGGAGAGcgaccacacagttgcagtgtttgtggaaagagATTTGTCATCAGTTCACACCTCACGcggcatatgaggattcacacaggagagcagccacacagttgcagtgtttgtggaaagggattttcCAGTGTCTCTCGCCTTACTgagcatatgaggattcacacgggagagcgaccacacagttgcagtgtttgtggaaagagATTTGTCACCAGTTCACACCTCACATATCATATGagtattcacacaggagagcggccacacagttgcagtgtttgtggaaaaggATTTGCCAGGGACTCGGACCTCACAaagcatatgaggattcacacaggagagcggccacacagttgcagtgtttgtggaaagggatttgccagGGGCTCGGTACTCACacggcatatgaggattcacacaagAGTGccgccacacagttgcagtgtttgtggaaagggatttgccacGGGCTTGGTCCTCACacggcatatgaggattcacacgagagagcggccacacaggtgcagtgtttgtggaaagggatttgccagGGGCTCGAACCTCACACGGCATATAAGGATTCACACGAGAGAGCGGCCACACAggtgcagtgtttgtggaaagggatttgccagGGACTCGGACCTCACATGTCATATGAGGATTCACAAAGGTGAGCTGCCAcccagttgcagtgtttgtggaaagggatttgccagGGGCTCAGACCTCAGAaagcatatgaggattcacacaggagagcggccacacagttgcagtgtttgtggaaagggatttgtcaCCAGTTCTACCCGTACacggcatatgaggattcacacaggagagcggccacacagttgcagtgtttgtggaaagggattttcCAGGGTCTCGTACCTCTCAAATCATATGAGTATTCACATAGGAGAgtggccacacagttgcagtgtttgtggaaagggatttgccagGGGCGCGGACCTCACACGGCATATGTGGATTCACACGGGAGAGcgaccacacagttgcagtgtttgtggaaagggatttgccagGGGCTCGGACCTCATAaatcatatgaggattcacacgtgagagcggccacacagttgcagtgtttgtggaaagggatttgcaaGGGGCTCGGACCTCACAaatcatatgaggattcacactgtttcagtgtttgtggaaagggatttgtcaCCAGCTCTGGCCTTAAAAAGCATACGAGGATTCACACTTAAGAGTGGTTACAATAACGAGTGTAGATATGAGAGCCTTGTCTGCAATCATTTATTTGTCAAGTCCTTTTTATTGAACGCTAATAAAAAACGCGTTCATTAATGGTGAACAGAAGAA from Dreissena polymorpha isolate Duluth1 chromosome 5, UMN_Dpol_1.0, whole genome shotgun sequence harbors:
- the LOC127831774 gene encoding zinc finger protein 420-like isoform X1, with product MESNFCDNRGISASSDREVTDMLTSNNIFNSMDNELFWCDTCGRGLRDLISLRQHVAEHIVDVIADKNDTYASQTLHAGLFGYQEGVTDGNVKEKLEDTTLGAPDCQETAEVLFSCSVCGTEFSVLQEFRNHQNVHDRTCMTTQNENALKVNKGLISSSWDLTNHHTGERPHRCSVCGKGFVTSSNLTQHMSIHTGERPHSCSVCGNGFVSSSHLTYHMSIHTGERPHSCSVCGKGFASSSHLTYHMSIHTGERPHSCSVCGKRFVISSHLTRHMRIHTGEQPHSCSVCGKGFSSVSRLTEHMRIHTGERPHSCSVCGKRFVTSSHLTYHMSIHTGERPHSCSVCGKGFARDSDLTKHMRIHTGERPHSCSVCGKGFARGSVLTRHMRIHTRERPHSCSVCGKGFASGSDLTNHMRIHTGERAHSCSFCGKGFLRVSHLTEHIRIHTGERPHSCSVCGKRFVISSHLTRHMRIHTGEQPHSCSVCGKGFSSVSRLTEHMRIHTGERPHSCSVCGKRFVTSSHLTYHMSIHTGERPHSCSVCGKGFARDSDLTKHMRIHTGERPHSCSVCGKGFARGSVLTRHMRIHTRVPPHSCSVCGKGFATGLVLTRHMRIHTRERPHRCSVCGKGFARGSNLTRHIRIHTRERPHRCSVCGKGFARDSDLTCHMRIHKGELPPSCSVCGKGFARGSDLRKHMRIHTGERPHSCSVCGKGFVTSSTRTRHMRIHTGERPHSCSVCGKGFSRVSYLSNHMSIHIGEWPHSCSVCGKGFARGADLTRHMWIHTGERPHSCSVCGKGFARGSDLTNHMRIHTVSVFVERDLSPALALKSIRGFTLKSGYNNECRYESLVCNHLFVKSFLLNANKKRVH
- the LOC127831774 gene encoding zinc finger protein 345-like isoform X7 — its product is MESNFCDNRGISASSDREVTDMLTSNNIFNSMDNELFWCDTCGRGLRDLISLRQHVAEHIVDVIADKNDTYASQTLHAGLFGYQEGVTDGNVKEKLEDTTLGAPDCQETAEVLFSCSVCGTEFSVLQEFRNHQNVHDRTCMTTQNENALKVNKGLISSSWDLTNHHTGERPHRCSVCGKGFVTSSNLTQHMSIHTGERPHSCSVCGNGFVSSSHLTYHMSIHTGERPHSCSVCGKGFASSSHLTYHMSIHTGERPHSCSVCGKRFVISSHLTRHMRIHTGEQPHSCSVCGKGFSSVSRLTEHMRIHTGERPHSCSVCGKRFVTSSHLTYHMSIHTGERPHSCSVCGKGFARDSDLTKHMRIHTGERPHSCSVCGKGFARGSVLTRHMRIHTRERPHSCSVCGKGFASGSDLTNHMRIHTGERAHSCSFCGKGFLRVSHLTEHIRIHTGERPHSCSVCGKRFVISSHLTRHMRIHTGERPHSCSVCGKGFASVAYLTVHMRIHTGERPHSCSVCGKGFVSRSHLTYHMSIHKRERPHSCSVCGKEFARRSDLTNHMRIHTGERPHSCSVCGKKFVASSHLTQHMRIHTGERPHRCSVCGKKFARGSDLTYHMSIHTGERPHSCSICGKGFVISSHLTRHMRIHTGELPHSCSVCGKGFVISSHLTQHMSIHTGEWPHSCSVCGKGFARDSDLTNHMSIHTEERPLS